The sequence aactcgcgtcttatgcaaattttcacttccacccctggggcatgtagccctaacgactccactctggacggccagccaaggcaagccagaggtagagactgtagagagtactgtcccacccacccgccttgcgggtaacagaactccccaggagcactcgggtacgtggggtcgctgttccctaacagctcgccacaagctgcgtTGCGGAGCATTATTCATGTTATATCTTGTAATAACTAAAGGATGGTGATGAATTCTTACACAAAACTGTAATTAAAATTGCTGACGAACTGAATAGAAAGATAACAACAAAATCaatcagaaaataaataattagaaaAATGGGCGCacgaattgtcaaaactgacaaGTTTTTTTTCTGATTACCGTTTTCGTTGAGTATTCATGGGATTGGCTGATTGATTTTGTTGTTATCTTTCTATTCAGTTCGTCAGCAATTTTAATTACAGTTTTGTCTAAGAATTCATCACCATCCTTTGGTTATTACAAGATATAACATGAATAATGCTCCGCAGTTGTCGTTACGCTGGAATAACTATGTTTCCCACGTCACTGAAGCGTTCAACGTGTTGCGATTTGAGAACGATTTGGTGGATGTTACCTTGTGTTGTGATGGAGGTAAAATTAAAGCCCACAAGATGTTGTTATCAGCGTGCAGTAACTACTTCAGACAGGTTTTTAAAGAGACCCCTTGTCAACACCCTGTGAtcatatttaggaatgtgaagTTTGAAGATCTTAACGCTATCGTGAACTTCATGTATCACGGGGAGGTTAATATCTTACAAGAACAATTGGAATCGTTTCTGATGACTGCTGAGCTTCTGGAAGTGAAAGGTTTAACAGATAATGCTGATGATGAACCATCTAAAGCCTTGTTCAGGATAACTGATAACACTTCACTAGATTTGAGTGCCAAATCTAGATTTACTGAGGAGCTGCCAGTTCAGAATGAGGAGCCTATTAACCTAGCGACAATGCAAACTGTTAGGGAGGTGTACATTCCACAAGTTACTCCAATAAGAATTATTCCCGAGCCTGAAGTGGAGAATGAGGTTCAAGAAAAAATTAAACCTGATGAGACTCTAAGTGTGCAACAGAAATTTGGACAGACTTCCAGTGAGGACATGCAAGTTGACAATCAATCAACATCAGCAGAAGATTTATCAGATAAAAACAGTTCAGGTGAGTTGATAATGATAACACAATAGTTATTGGTTTTACAAGGGGGTCaagttgttttttaaccatGACACAATTCGTTTATACCTAGCAAGCataagattccaatattgaggGTTGTGAATGTGAATTCCAATCAAGTCAGTTCAattccatcaatttatttaacatttatgattaaaattatcatttaaatatCAATTCTACCAGCAAACTttgcatcaagttaaaatttgtatgaaatgaaGTTCCTTTGAACTCTTTTAGGTCAAATGCAATTTTCTCATCAGTTTTTAAAGAACCAAGAGAGTCTTTACTAGTTGGTGTTGTGAAAAGAATATGAAATGATTAAACATAGGAATGTAATAATGATAATATGTctctaaaatgtgtttttattttgttacagaATCTGATTTGGCTAAATTTCGTTGTCAATTATGCCCAAAAGGATTTAAGCACCCAACATCGCTGACTCTACACAAGGACTCACACGCCGGAAAAACTCAATGTCCAGTTTGCCATCGATCATTCTCCCGGTCATACGATATGAGAAGCCATCTCCAGAGAATACATCAAGGAAAACAATTGACAATCAAGGAAATCAGATACAAAAATGCCACGGAAACAGTTCCCAAACAGTATACTCACCATGTATAGTTATATgctaaattaaaaatacataattgtTTTAATGGTAGCCTTGTTACTGCcttatttttaaactattttatattaatgtaCAAGGTACATTATGcctttaaaaatattgttgaCATTTCAGAGTTATTATTAAGAATTATCAAGTATATTTAAAGAATGTATTTAATGtcacaaaattttgctcagtgcTTTAGCCTTTGCTATTTTTGTACTAGTCTATAAAActgttttataataaacttgttTCTATTATTTCTGGTTTTATTGACAAATGCCTTATTCGTTACAAAAGTATGACTGTCACTGAAGTGTCACAGTCACAGGGCTTTTATTGTgaatatgatatttatttactgAGAAAAATACTTCTTATCTTCAGTGAAAATGtgaaaatttatataaattaaaatgagCGTCCAAACTAGTCGGTTTGGCAACTTTGCAATTGTGATAAAATATTTAGTGTTATGCTCCTGTTAATTACCTATAATTATGTACTTGTAGCCAAGCCAGTAACATGCAGCAGGCTAGAAGCGAGTCTTGCTCAAAGGTATTTGAAATTAATACTACTAGCAATTTGCCCTGAGAAGTTGTGGTTCGCAAAAAAGTTACGACCGGCGTGCCTGTGAAGCAGATGGACTTCGGTTTCAAttccggtaaggacatttattagTGAATTGAAGGAAGGTCTCCTCAGACCGTTTTCGCTTTgctgccctcactgacccgctatcaaaatacaccctgtatacattTAATATCTACATTATAAACTTGATATACCTacgtaagtatgtatatcgtcgccagTATGTAGGCCTATATTACAGAATCTATAAGGGTGAAGGACCAGCCTGGTCTAGCGGGTacgtaaccctgcctgctaagacgtggttctgggttcgaatcccggtaagggtatgtATTTGTGTgaagagcacagatatttgttcccgagtcgtggattttttatgtacatataagtattttaatatttgtcaaaagcggacattctcccatgagccgtggcgaatgctggAATAACGAAAGGAGGAGGAGCGATTAGGTACCACATCCATTATGAATTACCCACAACACAACCCTTCTTAAGCGTATTGTGGGACTATAAATATGTCCTCTCCCTGTATATTTTGAACTTTGAACTATGGgtctaaaaattaaaactatggGTATAATACGAAGTTAAGGGTAAATATATTTCTAACTCTTAGTAAACTGAGCATGGCCCGACATGATCGACATGCTCTTGACCACTTTTTTAGATTCTTACGGttgttacattttttattatgaatatttgGGCCTGTCGTaatccatagctgggcaccgttaatcaaatagttaacttcgataaccgctaatccgttactaaaaaattaacttcgttaatcgttaaagcgatacatttcgacaaatttaacgtaagttaaagttaatcgataatccgttaacacgtgaaaaaagttGAATTTTACTGTAGGTATTTAGTTGTATCTGTAATCCATTATAatgtattttatatgtattactgtaaaagcccgaagtacagcaagcctattgaactctaggctgcatgtggaaggcagtgatcgcctgagctactgccgaaagctgtgtcaggagagctgcAAGATCACAGCAGGCGGAAGCGTAATGCTGGTGGTGTTGGAACTGAGGTGGAAGAGGCTATGGAAGTGAATGTGTTCGTAAATTgtgctcgaatttgctgccctatcactagaACAGTCGCCATAGTAaaacttaggattcaccgaatcaacgTTGGTAAAACTGAACAATCCGTACTTCTTTATAATCACTTTTAGCGATCGATTTCAAAACTTTGTTTgtcgtacttcgggcttttaaaGTAAACGATTAACGAACTCGGAGTAATTTAAcagaagttaacgagtccgttaacattttttaaagataacttaaaagttaatcgaaatgttaatttcgttaattaacggattaacgagttaatgcctagctatggtaggtacctacctactttatcGATTCGAAACCAAAATTAATTACTTACTAAGTTTGTTACTAGGTTTAATCTACGAGTGAGAGAAGAAACCGAAACTATGGGGCCATTATCATCCCATCTCATCTAGTTACTAGTTACTATTACATAGGTGCCTTCTAGGTAAATATTTACCTATAAGTAGCATTTTTAAACTGAAATGGAGGTaagtaattaggtaggtacctaatagaaTACATTTCTAACGTTAGCTTTGGACTCCATCCAGATACTTAGGTTCCTATTTAATTTCCCTGGAACCCAACCTGACATTGCAAATTTTCTAAGTACTTACCTAGATAAAAAACACTAACATCGCATGCCATGTTGTACCTTTCTTCTCACTAGCGGTAATATACTTTTTTTGGTGTACTTAGGGCCCGATTTTGttgtctttttaaccgacttcaaaaaaggaggaggttctcaattcgactgaatgttttttttttttttttttttttttttttgtatgtatgttattcgatatctccgagaatcatggaccgattttcaacatttttttttcattcaatcaggtataaccccgagatggtcccattggcaccaagtcggggtctgatgatgggatcttggagaaatcgagggaactcctcaaatgttataggcacatgtaatgtttttagtgtatttttcaaaggtacaccagtatttacgcctgatggtgataactttatgtggctgagctgatgatggaaggtcaactcctcaatggttaggagttaaaggataattctttcactactgtacttatattcggactgatacatagaatatcaataggaaccactaaaaatcaacaaataaataaactttttaacaaaaaataaaaccgccttcaaaaataagcgcgttacaaaacacggagaaactaaaaagcaaaaaataataaacctttgaattcagatttcttatcggattgcaataatctaaacatccaaattataaacaaatcaattatttttggagtcggtgccagcctgcgtatggttgggtggtgcaaacaggaatagcaaggcgatgaacaggtctggtaccgactacaaaagtaattgatttgtttataatttggatgtttagattattgcaatccgataagaaatctgaattcaaaggtttattattttttgctttttagtttctccgtgttttgtaacgcgcttatttttgaaggcggttttattttttgttaaaaagtttatttattttttgatttattatttttttagctTAATACGCATTTTggaataaattaattaagtgaTTTGAAAACCAGTACGTAAACATTTAATTCCCCCGCTACACTTACACTTAATATTCTATTTTAGAAGCCCTCGCTACTATCGAATTAAATTATAGAAACGCTGGCCTAGTTCAGGATTCAATAAGCGCCCTCGCTGTAAACAAATTTTGCTCCCTTACGAGCTTATGAACACCTATCTAAGCCACTAATGAGTTCAAAGAACTGATTTTTGCGGCTGAGACTGTTGAGAGGCATACATGACTATAGTTGCTACGCTACGTAGCGTAGGTATCCAAAGGCATCGTCCGGACACTCCGTGAATAGGTGGTAGTCAAAGTAACAACTCAATAGCTACGCGAGTGTGGCGTTTGTTTGTATTATAGCAGAATACGAAAAGAAATGGGAGCTAGTGCAGCTAAGCAAAGGGGGTTGAAGCTCGCAGCCGGGCTAGGGTGGCGAGGGCGGAGGGTGGCAGAGGGCGTTTCGGCGCTCGATACGCGCGCGCGCCGCGGCCACGCGAGTTCGTCAGTCGCGTTTCGCCGCCGTTGCGTTCGGGTTGTATGCCGCTTGCCGGCGTTCATCTGTCAAACGCTTCGATATCGATGTTATACTCTTGTCGTTTTATTAAGTACGTATCTATTTAATTacgttaaaatatttaaatataaattgcatAGAACCGATCATTGTGTATGGTAAATACTGCAAAATACCCAGTTTTGTGTGTGAAGTTTAGGTAGCTTGTTTACATTGAGATGTTTACACCCGAATTAATTAGAAAGATGACTTAAGTTGTTGAATTTCAATTAAAATTTAGTGCTATACGTGCATTTTAAGCTATATTTGTGACAAATTATCGGATGAATGGTGAAATCTTAGTGAAAATATTAAACCTTGCGTGTTGTTTCTTTTTGGAATCCTATTGGCGAATTAGTGTTTGTATTTTGTTCATCGGTCTGTGAGGATACAGTGCAATCTGTGGATGAGTGTGTTTCTGATTGGAATTTAAGGAGGTTTTATTCAGAAAATGAATATGTGAATATTTGATGGCAAGATTGGTAGTAGAGGGCGCGCGGCGCAGCGATGGCGCGACGGCAGTATTGATCGCGCGGGCGCGAGCGGCCGCTAGACGCCAGCGTCGCTTAAAATAAAAGCTCTGCATGTGCCCTCGCCGATGCCGAGCGCGCCCTCGTACTCACATGTCATGACTCCATTACTACCCCATTGCGAATGCCATTGACAACTTTCCACGCAACGCTCTGCTTTGATGGCGTTGATGCTATTCGGTCAGCTGTATAGTTAGCTATAACCTCTACagtgataacctaaccacaaaattaaaattttgaaaaaacccccgaccccggaccgattttcatacaacatggctaagaacactcccgactaactcagctttcagacaaaaaaaactaaatcaaaatcggttcatccgttcgggagctacgatgccacagacagacacacacacagacagacaaacagacagacagacagacagacacgtcaaacttataacaccccttcgtttttgcgtcgggggttaaaaatgaatcaAAGGCTCAACCGGTGCTTTTATAAAAAGGCGTAActgttatattttttaacccccgacgcaaaaacgacggggtgttataagtttgacgtgtctgtctgtctgtctgtctgtctgtccgtctgtctgtctgtctgtctgtctgtctgtctgtctgtctgtctgtctgtctgtttgtctgtctgtgtgtgtgtctgtctgtggcatcgtagctcccgaacggataaaccgatttcgatttagttttttttaattgaaagctgtgttagtcgggagtgttcttagccatgtttcatgaaaatcggtccactaggtcgcggtcgggggttttttcaaaattttaataggtTAGGGgttatttcatatttcatattcACAGGACAGGTTGTACAGGTGT is a genomic window of Leguminivora glycinivorella isolate SPB_JAAS2020 chromosome 6, LegGlyc_1.1, whole genome shotgun sequence containing:
- the LOC125227254 gene encoding protein abrupt-like gives rise to the protein MNNAPQLSLRWNNYVSHVTEAFNVLRFENDLVDVTLCCDGGKIKAHKMLLSACSNYFRQVFKETPCQHPVIIFRNVKFEDLNAIVNFMYHGEVNILQEQLESFLMTAELLEVKGLTDNADDEPSKALFRITDNTSLDLSAKSRFTEELPVQNEEPINLATMQTVREVYIPQVTPIRIIPEPEVENEVQEKIKPDETLSVQQKFGQTSSEDMQVDNQSTSAEDLSDKNSSESDLAKFRCQLCPKGFKHPTSLTLHKDSHAGKTQCPVCHRSFSRSYDMRSHLQRIHQGKQLTIKEIRYKNATETVPKQYTHHV